A window of Quercus robur chromosome 12, dhQueRobu3.1, whole genome shotgun sequence genomic DNA:
ttttttgataatttgcgCTTTGTTCTTTTGGTTAGGTTCTAATTTGATTGAGTGCTTTGCATTTGTGGTTTAGGAGATGTCTTGTCAAAGTGGGGACTTGTTAAGGATTTGTACTTGGTGGTCTTTAAAATTTCGTTTGTGTGGCTTGATTGAAtccaagccaaggtggagatttgtgaAGTTAGTGGCTTGAATTCAACACAAATTATGATTGCTTTGAAGTGACATACCAGACTTGGAGTCTATTCCAAGTGCAACTCTGTTTCCTAATTATTTTAGGAGTAGTTTTTATAGCATGTTGAATTCCTAACTGACTTAAATATCTAATTCAATTTGGAATTGATGTGTTTGACCTCACGTGCTCAATGTATTCTATTTAAAGTTGCTTGGATTAATATTTGCACGTGTATCTAAGGAAGTTGCATGGAATACAATTTTATTGCTACAAGGACTCATCTTTGCCAACTTGATATTCTATATAAGGAGAGGTGTTGCTACAATTGTAGAGATGGGAAAAAATAGAGTGTGggtatgagagagaaagagatgagagtGTGTATGAGAAAAAGACTTTCTCTTCGTTTGGTTATTTGATATTTGTGGGTTTTAATTTGGAATAATGAGAGAGGTTTGTTACCGTTtatgtacgtttttagaccacttaaaacacaaccagattaacttaggtaattagccaagtgattacttagtcaaattatcaagtctaggttaacacacatatatcatattattgtaaagtgcagaaaataaagaacacaacaatatgataatccaagaaaatcaaaccggtaaaaaacttggggaggatttaacctaactatcctcaagataaaactgaatccactatgaaagaattgaaatttacacaatagtgacttagaccattaacatcctattgctacctcgagtagaaaacttactaccacgaccacgtgacagctctgaATCCACGAACTACTTATTTCTTGGAtttccagcaagtacaagcacccccgcttgtgtatctttaagctcttaatgcagcaactgaatcgatcaccaagttcttgacataatcttgaaacttggaaaccctaagtatgtgtgaaggcaacaaaagattcacacacacagcatatgGAGCATCTCCAAAACGTGGTTAgagttttcccttttatacttaagacaaaacataaaaccctacacattaAGCgggcttgggctaagttggaaatttctgcaaaaaaacaatctacacgactttcgatcaatcaagtctaattcttgatcgatcgagccagacagaattgcacaataaattctgcagtaacttgattccaactttacataaaaagcaaatactttgagcaagtctaaacaagactaaaacgttttgatcatggtttgccaacattacaaattgaagttctaatacatttaaacctaaagtcttagaacccaacggCTTGGTTTTGGTTCTGCGGTTTGGTGATTTGCTCTCTCTTGGTGCATTGCAacttttggatttaatttgtgGCTCTCTCTTTGGTTTGTGCGCAATTCATATTTGATATTTGGTATTCATATTTGGTATTTGTAAACTTttagttctttggttttgtgtttgtgagAGAGAGCTATTTGGGTatatttgggatttgggtttgtgagagTGTCTCTACACCAATTTGTATTATTCCAAATTTAATATAGTGAAATTTGTTCGTCGTCACCCGTGGATGTAGGCTAATGCTGAACCACATAATTCTTGGTGTTTTGTGTCTATAttcttttggattaattttcttCATTCTTATTGTTAGTTTGAAGATTTTTCACaagcctaaaatattttcacaatcaattTTGGTAATTTGAGCTTCcgctattttacaacattctTAAGGTGGTTGAGGTTCAACCTTAAACTGCAACCTAAGTTCAGGGGGTAAATCACCAGAAAACTACATAATAAGAAATCATTATGCCCAACCACAACTCTCTCTCAACAAGTGGCGTCAATACAAAAAGATTGGCAAAACCATTAGCCATAgaccaaaattttaaatcaccATGCTCTTTTGACTATTTAATAAACCTTCATTTACAATCAACATTATTAGGTATGAAAAAGACCCAGTCTGAATTTTACATCCGCTACCAAAAGTGCTCGTATAAAGCTACTTATCACTTCTTATTAAAACTACTTCGATGCCATTGGACCTTGTCTAGTGCACTTTTACCATTTACATGAAGCAATAACTGTCATTGAATGAAACTTGTTTGGGCAGGGGCAGACCTACAGTAGGGCAAGGGTGGACCTCCACccccaaaattataaaaaaataaaataaaaaaactggtatacatatataatttgaaaaattaagatttcccttaaatatatatatttttggatctCCTCTGAAATGTTTAGAAATTGAcccacaagaaaataaataaatatggactGAAAGTATAGCATCAATAACCGACAAActctcatccaaaaaaaaaaaaaaaaaactgttgaaatgtttaagaaatacttattttgtatgttatactttgtCAAAATGTTTAtaatatcaaatgtttaaaaaacacttatattatatgtagtattttgttgaatatgaaatagatgttagtttttattttcataaaaaaaaaaaaaaaaaaattgtcttaagCTTTGGCCCCCCTTATTCAAATCCTAATTCTGTCCCTGTGTTTGGGTGACTTTACAAGTGTAGTTTCTCTGTTGTGCAACTTGTAAAggtaatatataaattatccTTAACAATTTAGCAACTCGGAATGTTTTATATTCATGCTAATAACACCAACGACCACATACAAGATTCTAATCCAAAATTGTGAAACTATCATTTAATCCACACAAAAATACTATGTGAAAAGAACAAAgcataagtgtttttttttttttttttgggagaagaagaagaaaaacaacaacCGAGCATTAGTTAATAAGaaatgcaggaaaaaaaaaaaactttttttttttttttgagaggagaAGACAAAACACTTTAAACGCCTATATGAGGTGTAATTAATGTGGCAATCAAATTGGAAAATTAACAATGGAtatagtttttttcttctcaaattgATCATGAATATAGTTATGTCTAATGTATAACCACAAATGTTATTGTCAAACTACCTTTTGTATGACCAAATCATACACGCAAGAGAACTTTCACACGCTTACGATGCCATCATTTCAAGAAAGCCCTATATTTATGGAAAATGAggcaaattaatttttagacttgATGCCACATCGAATACATCTTCAAAGGTAAAGAGtcttataatttaataatattgtcttatttttctttatgaaGAAAATTAGGGTTTGAATGCTCCATTTCTAACTACTTATAGATATTGAGCTTTATATATGTACCAGTGAAAGTCTTGTGCGTTGCATGACTTTAGTcatgaattttctttatatttctttttgaaaaataataactaaatgagtcattaattattacataattttagaactcgtttctaactaaataaatgattattattattattattattattattattatataaaatgcttaattttgtatatttgtccttatatataatatctctaattaaaatgatcaataaaaacttttctattttttttataattccttatttattaatgaagagAGTGATTTGAACTCAAgcaattaaatattttcttatactTGCATAAATAAGGTTATCCTAAAATACAGTTTAAAATTTATGTGAGATTTTGGTTTtcagttattatttttttttttttctagggaaGGAAGTTAAAATAtctataataaacttttagtttgaataaaatttgaatttgttaaaatttaaatgataaggTTTTACGTAAATTAAactattgttatttttatcccttaatttgaggaaatatatcctaacaattaataaataattaatgagagTAGTAGTttaattattaggaaaaaaattgttccagagagaaagagagtatcATATAAATTTATCAACTCCTATAAATCTATACAACATGTATATCCTTCCAATACAAATACATATGTGCAAGTTGCAACtcgaaaaacaaaaaacaaaaacaaaaaaacaataacatgGGTGCAAGAGAGATTCTATGGAAAGACCACTGGcgaatatatataagttttgaaattttgataatagatttttagttggagtaggattcaaatttctaaaacttagatgcatattgcatgttttgttaaaacttattggagaaattataaggtcctcAAGGTGGAtcatcacttgtccaccattccattaaaaaacTCACACCTTCTTAAATTGCTGAGTCGGTAGTCAGtttctatttaaatttttttttttttgacttagcaattttaaacaggtgAGAGTCTTTTAGTAGAATGATGGACAAGTAATGTGGTCCATCATGAGGACTGTATAATTTTCTccatttaatgttattttatctaaagaaacTGATAAGAACAGATAAGTTATTGTCTCTATTAAGTTAATTAATACATGgcatatgtaaaaataaaaaatctttcagTGTAAGAAAACCTTGGTCTCCATGCTCTCCCTGTAGCAACTACCCCTTCCTTGAGGCCCTCCCTCTTTACCTCTGTATTTTCTTTTCACAGACCAACCCCTACTTGTATAATCTTAGCTATCAATCACCCTACACTGTCTTAATGGAGGTCTCTGACCTCGTAGCCCGCACTGAAAAATGCACTTGTATAGATGCTTTTCTAGAACTCCCTCCAAACCAACCAGACCCAAAAGTTCCCTCCCTCATCCTTTTGGGAAAGCTCATAACCAACAAAAATGTAAGTCTTTCCATTGTCTCTGAGTTTGTAAATAGAGTGTGGTAGCCAGCATTTCAAGTCCATGTCAAGCGCATGGACATGAATGTTTTCAAGTTTGCTTCCAGCATAAGGCCAACCATGCGTTTCAAAGAAAACCATGGTCCATAAGAGGTGATCATCTTGTCCTAAAGCAATGGAGCCCCTCCCTTGCTTGGCAAGAGGTTTCCTTTACTACATCAACGTTCTGGGTCCAAGTCCATGGTCTCCCTGAGCTATGGAAATCACCAGACAACCTTCGAAAGCTAGGTGAAAAAGTGAGCAAAGTCTTAGAGGTAGATCTAGCTGGCGGGGTGGTGGTAGCTGGAAAAGGTTCATACGTGTTCAGTTCGAAGTGGATCTCTGTCAACCACTTATGCCAAGAGCCTTCCTTCCCAGAAAGAATCTTCCTTCATTATGGATTGCACTCAAGTATGAAAAACTTGCAGATGTTTGTTACCAGTGCGGCTTGGTAGGCCATGAAACCCGAAACTGTCAAGGTGAAGCTTTCTTACTTCCCAACCCTTTTGGCCATGAGTTCATCGCTATTGGTCCGTGGTTGAAAGCTGAACACAACGACATTCCAACGAAGGCTTTCTCAAAGCCCATCCACCCCACACCTCCACCCTCCCCCGCTGGTGATTGTACTAGCAGTCAAACTTCACCACAAGGACAAAACAATGCTCACACTCCCCAGGATGACAGCGTACCTCAGGTGTACGATTCTGACATGCCTCTTCTCAATGACCCCAGCATGTCATCATCGTACCATTCCAACTTTCAAGGTACTGGCATGGACATGGGGACCAGCAAGCATGAGCTAGAGAGTAATCTTACCCACGTCAGCCTATCTTCACTTATCCATATCACCCCAACAGAGTTGTCTCACGTTACCCAAGCCCAAAACACTTCCCCACACAAAACTTTCAACACCACAAGTGAAGATCCAAGCCCACCCTTCCCACAAGGATTCGGCCCAAACACCTTAAGCCCAAACACTCATCCCTTATCAGAGTCTGATACTTATCTAGCCCCTCATCTTGACCTAAGCCCCAATTCTTCTCCAATTACCTCACCACCTACTACCGCACCCCAATCCTAAATTCCACATGGACAGAACATCCAAAACATCATCCCTCTAACCCTAACCTAAACCCAACCCCAAGTGAGCCAACATACATCCTACCTTCCACATAAGAGGAAAATATCTCATCAGAAGTTCACTTTCTTCCCAAGGAGAGTTAGGAAAGCAGTAGACGTTGTGGAATGGCAGAAAGCTAAGGGTAGTGTAAACCCAACAACTCAAGGTGGTTACAACCATGAGGGTGACAATAAGCACCAGTTCGACCCTGGTTTCTCAGTTGATTCTAGTTTAGTTTCGGTATGCTATGTTTCATCTTCTATGGTCAAGGAGGCGGGCCTTATCAAGGCCCCAACCTCCCCATGAAAACACTGAGTTGGAATTGTCATGGCATCTATAATGCTGCGACAGTTAGAGCCTTTAAGGCTCATATTAAAGGGACTAGCCCtgatgttatttttcttttcgaAACTAAAGTGTCTGCTAGTAGAATGGAAGTAGTTATGAATTCAATAAATTTCTCTAATATGCATTTTGTCGAGGCAAAAGGTTCTGCGGGTGGTATATGTGTTCTTTGGAAGTCTGGTCTCACTATTTAGAAGGTGGAATTTAGTAATAATCTTATCGCAGTCAAAGTCTCGGATGCTCTAACTGATTGGCTCCTAGTTGGTTTCTACGGCCTTCCTTATCCCTCCAAAAAGCATAAAGCTTAGGAAAATCTTATGGCTCTCCTAGATTCCTACAACTGGCCTTGGGTTTGTATAGGAGATTTCAACTTCACTATAAGTGAAAATGAGGTGTCAAATGGTTCCAAAGGAGGTGGCTTATCAATTACCAACTACCTAAAAGAACTTATGTTCGAATTTGGTATGATTGACCTAGGTTTCTTGGGCAATGCTTACACATGGGCTAAAGGTCAGTGGGGTAGCTCAACCATCAAAAGAAGACTGGATAGAGGAATTGCTAGCATATCATGGCGATTAGCCTTCCTAAAAGCATCTATAACTCACTTGGGAGCCTTTAAATCATATCATACTCCCATCATCTTGGACACAAATCCGAAAGACAGCTTCGCCCATAGACCCTTCAGGTTTGAAGCTGCTTAGGTGAGAGACAAAAGATCTAATGATGTTGTGGAAAAGGCTTGGAATGAAGAGGTTGGTGATTTAGCCCTTGTAAAGCTGTGCAAAAAGAAAGCAGCAACCAGATCAGCACTTTGGAAATGGAACAAGGAAGTGTTTGGGCATTGTCAATCTAAGATTAATAAGCTGATGGATAGAATAACCAATATCCAGAAAAATCCTCCTTCCGAGGATAATGGTAAAGTAGAAAAAGCACTCCAAGTAGAATTATCAGAATGGCTTGAAAGGTGCGAAATCCTTTGGAAGCAAAAGTCGAGGGAATTATGGCTGAAGGAAGGGGATAGAAATACAAAGTTCTTCCATCTTTCTACTATTATCTGAAGAAGGTATAATAACCTTGATGCCATTAGGTCCAATGATGGCTCTTGGGTCTCCAACTCTAAGGATATTAGAATTCAATTCTTCAAGTCCTTCAAGAGACAATTCACAAAAGAAGAAGTATATTTCCCGGATAATCTGGACAACGTTATCTCTCCCTGCATCACCAAGGAAGATAATGCTTTACTTAGGAAAATCCTAACCCCTGATGAGATTAAGGCAACTCTGTTCCAAATGCAAGATTTAAAAGCCCCTGGACCAGATGGTTTTCCTGCCTTGTTTTACAAAGAATTTTGGCACATTGGAGGAGATGCTGTGACACAAGCAGTCATTTCCTTCTTAGTGGCTAGTAGCATGCATAAAGAGGTAAACAATGCTCTCATTGTTCTCATCCCCAAGACCTTAAATCCTTCTTCAGTCAATAACTTCCGACCAATAAACCTGTGCAATGTAGTATATAAGATCATTTCCAAGCTCCTAGTTGCGAAGATTCGTCCCATCCTCCATAAGCTCATCTTGCCTTGCCAATCCGCGTTCATCCCTGGCAGATGGATTGCTGAAAACCAGGTAGTTGTCCATGAACTTCTTCACAGCTTCAAAGTTAGAAAAGTTAAATCTGGTTTCATGGTAATAAAGTTGGACCTTCAAAAGGCTTATGATAGAGTCAATTGGAGCTTCATCCAAACTGTACTCACCAACTTTGGCTTTGATAGTGGGTTCATTGGATAGGTTTCAGCTTGCTTATCTTCAGTGTCATTTGAAGTTCTTGTGAATGGGGGCAAGACGGATCAGTTTAAACCTAGTAGAGGATTGACGCAAGGAGATCCACTCTTGCCATATCTATTCATATTGGGGCAAAAGCTGCTATCAAGATTGCTAGACAAAGAACTCTGTTCGAGCAATCTTAGCAGAGTAAAAGCAAGCGCTAGAGGACCTGCCTTGACACATGTGATGTATGCAGATGATATTGTCCTTTTTCAAAGGCTACAAGACACGATGCAAAAATCCTAGCAAGTTGCCTGGACAAATACTGTGATTGGTCGGGTCaaagtataaataaaaataagtcaggtattttttttttccaaacacaTAAGTCCTCCCATCAGAAGAGCCATCAAATAGTTGatccaaatgaaaaaaaaaaaaaaaaaaaaaaaaaaaaaaaaaaaaaaaaaaaaaaaaaaaactaaaaaaagaagcTGTTTATTTAGAAGCACCCTTGTTCTTAACCATATCCCCTTCAAGTTACTTCAATTTTCTCCAAGAGAAATTAGAAGTCAAGCTGTCAAGATGGAGAAGTAGATGTCTTTCATGGGCCGAAAGGTGCACCCTCATTAACTCTGTCGCCCAAGCCATACCAAATTACACCCTATCCTCTTTTAACATCCCAACCAAGACTTGTGACAAATTGGACTCCTTAACTAGGAGGTTTTGGTGGAagccaaaagaaaaggaaggaagATTCTTAGCCTAGAACTGTGCTGCCCCAAAAGTGCAAGTGGTCTGGGTTTTAAGAAATCCACAGAGGTAAACTCGGCCTTGATAGCAAAACTAGCTTGGATTGTTTGTTCTAGAAAAGAGAGTATTTGCATGGATATGCTTCGGGCAAAGTGCAAAGTTAGTAGTGATTGGCTAAGGGCTGAACCACCAAAAATTGCCTCCACCACTTGGAGAGCTATTGGGGGTGCTAAGAAGCTTGTAGAAAAAGGAGCTTTCTATCTACTGGGTGATGGAAGGTCAATAGATATATGGTCAGACCCTTGGGTCCCATAGCTAGAAGGCTTCAAACCTCAACCTAGAGTGAGCACAAACACTCAACAATAGCTTAAGGCATATGATTTGATTGACCTTTCCACTAAAACTTGGAAATTTGCAATGGTGATTGAATTATTCTCTGTAGAATCAGCTAAAGCAATCTTAGCTATTCCTATCCCTTACAGGCTTAGGCAGGATCAGCTCATATGGGTGCTAGACCCTAAGGGAATCTTCTTGATCAAATCGGTCCAAAATGTCTCATTCAAATCCCCTATTAGTGCTAATCTCCAAAGTAGCCATTGGAAGAAGCTTTGGAGGTCAAAGCTACCCAAAAGATTAAGAATTGGAGTTGGTGCTCTCCCTACAAAGGTGAATCTGAATCGAAGATTTGACCACATTGATCCTACATGCATTTTCTGTAATAATGCGGAAGAATCTCCTATCCACCTCTTTTTTGGTTGTCCTTTCACCAAGGCTTTATGGGCTTCTGCTTGCTGGGGTCTATGCATAAAAACCTCCTCCCTTGTCACTGATGAGGACATTATCAAGCTGATCTTAATTCCTCCAAATTCTCCCCTCCCATCACATGATCAGTGGACCATCTCCCTTAATATGGCGCTGATTATTGATGAAATTTGGAGGACAAGAAACCTAGTTTAGTTTCAAGATGGTATAGCTGATATTCATCTTTCTAAGAAGAATGTTCAAACAAGGTTCTTGGAGTATTCTAGAGTTTTCTCAGCCACAAGAGCTCTACCAACAGTTCAGCCAACACCTGTGTGGACCCCTCCCCCCTCATGGATGGATCAAACTTAATGTGGATGTTGCGCTGAATAGCTCCAAATCTGCCCTGGCAGTGGTCGCTAGAGATTATTGATGTTGTGCTGATTATTGATGAAATTTGGAGGACAAGAAACCTAGTTTAGTTTCAAGATGGTATAGCTAATATTCATCTTTCTAAGAAGAATGTTCAAACAAGGTTCTTGGAGTATTCTAGAGTTTTCTCAGCCACAAGAGCTCTACCAACAGTTCAGCCAACACCTGTGTGGACCCCTCCCCCCTCATGGATGGATCAAACTTAATGTGGATGTTGCGTTGAATAGCTCCAAATCTGCCCTGGCAGTGGTCGCTAGAGATTATTGAGGTGAAGTCCTATATATTTGGGGTTCTTGTCTCCATTCATGCTCACCATCTCAAGCAAAAGCTACCTCTATTCTTTGGGCTGTTTAGCTTGCAATTCAAGAACATTGGAAGACCGTCATTGTTGAGGGTGACACACAGGTCTGCTTCAATGCTTTGTCATCGCAAGACCATATACCAGATTGGAACATTTGCACTATTACTAACAACACCCATAGCTTAAGTTCTAGTTTTGTTTCTTGTAAGTTTCATTGGATTAGGAGAAACAACAACTTAGCCATGCATTCAGCTACTAGATTTGCGTTGAATTCCTGCCAGCaagttttgtttcaataagAGTAATCTTCCTCCCCCTCTTATGTCGGTTTGTATGGAAGATTCCTCATCGTGCTCTTTTGTTAGTGTTTAATGAAATTgaagtttagcaaaaaaaaaaaaaaaaaattgttgtcacTATCAAATGAAACTTAGATGTATGTTTCATGTTTTGTTAAACACTTATTGctattttatctaaagaaactaacaagaacaaataagttgttgtttctatctaaattttttttttattcaaaatattgCTGTAATTTGGTGAAATCACTTGGCGTAACCACTACTTCTAAGCCAAACTTTTAtcatatagtatatgatatgatgaTATGATGTGACTTGTGGCATACTTGACTTATATTAGGTTATTTTTGTATGGCTTGTGTGGCACCACTTTTCCAAGCCCTAAGCaactaacacacacacacatttctATTGGAAGAAAGTTTATagatacaaaattttcacaactattaaTGAGGCAAATTGTTAgttgtaaataataataaaaaatgatattcgTGGTGAGCTTATAAGAACTAATGAAAAATTCGTCAAATCAATTATTGTAAAATTggttgtgaacataacattgccttttcttttagtAATAATTGATGGAAGTGAGATGGAGGGGTCAAATTTGTCATTTCTTaccactcaaaagtcaaaaacacaaaatt
This region includes:
- the LOC126708086 gene encoding uncharacterized protein LOC126708086 → MVIELFSVESAKAILAIPIPYRLRQDQLIWVLDPKGIFLIKSVQNVSFKSPISANLQSSHWKKLWRSKLPKRLRIGVGALPTKVNLNRRFDHIDPTCIFCNNAEESPIHLFFGCPFTKALWASACWGLCIKTSSLVTDEDIIKLILIPPNSPLPSHDQWTISLNMALIIDEIWRTRNLV